GAATTGATCTGAAAAAAAACCATGAATTTCATTATCATTGAAATAAACATCAGGCGGCAGATATGATCCTATTTTAGAGACTAAATTTTTCTTGGCAATAAGGAAATTTGATCCAAGAATTTCAAGTTTTTCTGAATAACTACTTGGAGTTTGAGAAATCCCTTTACATGTAAGGATTTCATTTTTAATTTTATGCTCTTTGCAATAGTTATTTGTCTCTTCGGCTTGTTTTAGGGAATATTTATAAAAATCAGAAACATCTTCATCTGTTTCTTTAATCATAAGAACATTTTTTGGACCTCTATCAAATCCTGATGCCTGGAATGCTGCAAAACAAATTTCACGGTCTTTTTGTCCATTCTCCTTTGTAAATGACGGAAGATTGCTAAGGTTCTCTTCTATCGGAGTCTGATCCACATATGGGGATAATTGTTTAACATCACCAGATAAAATCCATTTCCTGCCGTATAGAGCAGGTACAAGAAATTCCTGGAATGTTGTTTTGGAGGCTTCATCCAGTATCACAAGATCAAATAGAGGTTCTGTCAGGTGAGTGTTTTTTATGATTGGGGCTTGTAATATTCCAATGGTTGTGCCACAGATTAGATTCGCTACATCAAGAAGAAGCGTTTGAAGGTTCTTTTTTGCATCAGCCTTATTTTTTGTAAGTGATAGGTTCCATATTTTTTGTGATTCTGTCAAACTGCCTGATGTGGATTTACTGTTTAGAAAATTTATAAGATCATTTCTTTCATTTTCTACAAAATTATTAAGGCAGTAAGGTTTTATTAAATCCGAAACATTATCCTCATCACCTATCCTTAAAGGGATAGCCCCACATGCTTCTTTTAGAGTTTTTTCTCCTTCAGCTGTTTGAACATAGGTTTCAAGAAGTTTTTCAATAACATTATCAACTGCAACATGAGTCGAAGCTACCATTAAAACTCGCTGATTTCTCGATATAGCCTGTGCAATTAATTCCAGAATTGTGGTTGTTTTTCCTGAACCCGGCGGTCCTTCAAGAATTGCGAAATCCGGCGTACCCCATGCTTTTCTAACGAATTCACGCTGTTCATCGGTCCCATCCCTGTTTTTATCGGTGAGCAAAAACCACATTTTAGGATTAAATGATGTATCACTATTCCCCCAACTGAAATCACGCTCCTTTTGTCTGAAAAGATTTAAAAGGGGGATCTGATGTCTTTGAGGCGATAAGGCCAGATCTTCAATTGCCTGACGTTGTCTTTGAATTATGTAAGTATTGTATTTTGCCCAGAAGGTTCCATTTTCAGGTAATTCATTGACAATAATTGACTCTTCTCGTTTTAACTTATTTCTGAAACGGATATTCCTTGTTTTTCCTTTAGACTTTATCTCAATTGTGTCTGAATCAGACAGAAAATTCAGAGCCAGATCCTCTTCATCTTCTCGTACTCTTTTTTCATCAGAATTCCCATTATCAGAAGTTGAGACCAATTCGGGATGAATATTGTTCAGAGTAAATTCCTGAGGAGTGAATTGAAAAGGATATGTCATTCCGTTGGATTTAACATAAACGATCTTGTTGATATAGGGCCCTTCAATTAGCTTAATGGTTTTTTTATCCCTGTTAATATGATTCTCCTGGATTCTGTTCGTCAGTTTCTCATCAAGAAATATGCCCTCTGAAGAAAACGGGTTGAGATTAATATCTGCATCTGTAGCTGAAATTTTGCCTGTTGCATTTTTTGTGCTAAAAGAAAACTTATAGCGTTTTTTCTTCAATCTAAATTCAGCCTGGTTTAAAAAGATCTGAAAATCTTTGAGTCTTTGAACGACTCTATCCTCTAGTTGCTCTGGATCTTCCTCTCCAAGGTTGGCGTAGTATAGATTATTCATTATAACTCTCCTTTAAAAAGATCTTTAAAAATTTGTATATTATCGCCATTTTTCACCATATTTTGAAAAATATCAATCGTAATAACATCATTATTTTCATTATTAACCACATAATGAGCTTTTAATCCGGCAGAAAAGCATAACATCCCCATCGAAAGAACCATTAGATTGGTTCCTCCGGTTAATCCTGCGATTATGTGATTTATACCATCATTTGAATAAAGAGAATATGCATCAAGCATTTTTTTAGTCATATTCTCCAGAGCTTTTTCTTCAAAAGGATCAAGTAAAACGGTTTCCAGGACATTAATCTCTTTTTTCTTAATATCCTTAATAAATTCCAGGTTTTCGTTAATCAGATTGATTGATGTAAAAAACACAATATTACGTATCTCGTAGTATTCAATGACACGGTTTATATGCTCCTTAGAGTTTCCAAGGAGAAGAAAATGTATTATTTTAGATTTCTGTTTATTGTCTTTCATTTTATTCTTCCATCATCTAAAAAATATTGTCCTAAATAGTTATCTGTTTGAAATTATTGAATTTAAATAATTCATATTCTGCTCTGAATTTACTTTTTTCATAAGTATATCCTGTTTTTAAAAATATCCAGATATCAGGAACACAATGAAATAACATTCAAGCTATCTTCTACTGAAATATTATTATCCATATTTTGTAACCATTCAAATAATCCTGCATTTCTCTGATTTTTTTTATTTTTAAAATGAAATTCATTATTTTTTGTGAAAATCATTTTCAGATATGATTTTTTTTCTTTTTCTTTCATATATATTATTGGTAATTCATTTTCAATATCCATTGCAAGAATTATTTTATCGTGATTATTTCTTATTTCTGAAGCTGATAACCGGTTCTTATAATTGACTATGTTATGAATTGAAAGGAGAGTTTCTATGTCTTTAGGATTTATTATGCCTATAAAAACCTGTTTTTTTATCAATTCAATTCTATCTAAAAAATTCACAGAATTAAAATCTTCAGATCTACATAATTTTATAATTTCTTTTACACATTCATCATGTATCTCTTTATAATCAAAATTAATTCCAAAATTTAATAAATTTAATTCTTTTGCTTTTTCAGAAAAAACAAGGCTATTAAGAGGGACAGATTCTGAATTGTTGTTGATTTTACTTTTAATCTCTTCGATTGAAGGAAAAGTAATAAAAGAATCGGATTCTTCTGTGAGTAAAAGATTTTTCCATTGAATTATTTTATTTTTTGAATTTTCTGCAATTATCAATAGAAAAGGTACTGACTCTTGGTTTAAAATCTTAGACAAAATTCGCTTTTTATATTTAATTTCGTTAGCCAGACTGATGATATGTCCTTTTGGAATCGCTGACATAATCTCACAGAAGCATACCTGGCCGGCTCCATCAACAAACAACATATCAAATTCGCCTAAATCCTGACCATTTCCTCTTAAAACAATATCACCTTCCCCATTATAAAATAAGCCATTTTGTCCATAAACGGCTTTCTGGCTAAAAATAATAGCATCATCCTTCTTTTTTACAATTGCCCTGACAAAGTCGCATTTGGTTAAGATCTCAAGCATTTGCTCATATACAACAGATTCAAATAATTTTCCCTGTGCGATTCCTTTCGCAGAATTATTATTTGAATCAAGATTTTTAAGACTCTGTTTGCTAAGATGCCTTAAGGAGCAGTTTATTAGTTCATCTGTCGGTTCAATATGGCCGAATAATTCGCTAATACATACAGGTAAGGATTTCATTTCATTTGAAAGTCCTTTGATGCTCATTACATTCTGATAATCTGCTGAATTTATTGCTTCCATGTTTTCCACCTCAATTTTTGAGAATTTTTAACTATGTTCCATATATATGAAACATTTTTCAGCCTTCAGGAGAATCTGGTTGATCACCTTTCAGGTTAATATTGAAATTATCCAGAAAACATTATAGCATATATTGATGATATTCAATATTATATGTTGAATATCCACATTTTAACTGCAGGGGCAAATGTTGATAAAGGAATTCAAAGAATTACCCGTTTCTATCCTGTTGAAAAATATGTAATAATAACTGAAGAAAACCCACCTGATGATGTTCAGATGAGTATTGAAAAAGTGATTGAAGTATGCCATTCAGCGCTTGATATTCCGTTAGATGTGATTCCTTATAAAAAAGGAGATTTAAATGATCTAATGGAAAAAATTATTGAAATCAGAAAAAATTATCCTGAGGCGAAGTTATATTTCAATATAACATTTGGACGTAAGGATTTTGCCATAATGACATTTATGGGGGCATTGTGGCTGGATGGAATTGGATATTATCTTCCAAAAGAGTTTGAAAAACCTTTGGAATTTCCTACTCCAAAAATGCCTATGAACACACTTTCAAAGAATAAATTGTATCAGCAGATTCTGAGAGAGCTAGTTGGAAATACAAATCAAAGAATCAACCAGAGTATTCTAAAAAACAGGATTTCTAAAAATCCAAATAATAATAAAACACTTAGTTCCCAGGTTCTCTCACAGGCAATTGGTGTTCTTGAGGAGGCATCTCTTGTTAATAAAGAAGTAAACGGCAGAGAGACAATAATTTCTATCACGCTTGCCGGAAGGATTGCCTACTCCATGTTACCTTAATTTTTATTCAAATGTAACTATTCACCCCGTTAAACTATTTTAAGTCCATTTAACCGCCAGATCTTTATATAATGGTCGCAGATTAATTTTTAATGGATATGCTTTCTGATCGGGAACAGATATTACATTTTGTTCTAACCAATCCCCAAGCTGCAACTGATCTCATTTTGGATTTACATCAGATAGTTAAAAAACAGGCTGAAAAGATCATTGAACTTGAAGAACGAATCGAGAAACTAGAGGCACAACTAAAACAAAATAGCCGCAATAGCAGCCTTCCGCCTTCAACTGACATTTACAAACCAAAACCAAAAAGCCTGCGGAAAAAAAGCGGCAGGAAACCCGGGGGTCAGAATAATCATAAGGGTAAAACCCTTAAAATGGTGAAAGATCCTGATGAAATCATCTCACATCCGGTTTCAATATGTAAATGTGGGCATACTCTCAGGAAAATTAAACCTTTTAAAATTTTGAAAAGACAGGAATTTGAAATTCCACCCGTTAAAATCAAAGTAATCGAGCACCAGGCAGAAGTAAAGATCTGTCCTGTCTGTGGAAAAAAGACTGTTGGCAAATTTCCATCATATGTTACAAATCCGGTTCAATACGGTCCTAATTTTAAGTCAGAAGTGATGTACCTGAAGGATGAACTTATGCTGCCATTCGAAAAAACATCAACATATTTCAAAGATAAATATGGTCAAAAGATTAGTCCGGCTACAATTCTGAATATTTGCATGGAGGCATATGAATCTCTGGATAAATTTGAACATGAGGTCGAAGAAAATTTACTCCAATCGCCTGTTTTACATGCAGATGAAACCGGATTAAGAGTTCTTGGAAACAGATGGTGGCTGCATACGATAGGTAATGAGAGATTGACTTTGTACGCTGTTCATCAAAAAAGAGGATCAAAAGCGGTTGATGATATTGGAATTATTTCAAAATTCAAAGGAATTCTGGTACATGATTTCTGGGCAACATATTTCAGATACGATTGTAAGCATTCTCTTTGTAATGCTCATATTATGAGGGAATTAGAAGGAATTGTCGACGGTTACAAACAAAAATGGGCTGGAAAGATGAAGTCTCTCTTAGAAAATATTTATGATTTCATATTTGTTAAGAAAAAACGAGACCAAGAGAAACTGATTGAATTTAAACAGATTTATCAGACTGTTTTAAAGGGAGGGTTTGAAGAAAATCCACCGCCAGTACGGCCTGATGATAAAAAGAGGGGACGGATTAAGAAGTCAAAACCACTTAATCTTCTGATGAGGATGGATGAGTATCGCGAAGATATTCTGAGGTTTATGTACAATTCTATCGTACCATTTACAAACAATCTGGCAGAACGAGATGTCAGAATGATGAAAGTACAACAGAAAATTTCAGGGACGTTTAGATCAAGAGAGGGAGCAGAGATTTTCTGCAGAATCAGAGGGTATATCTCAACTGTCAGGAAAAATGGGAAGTCAGTGTATGAGGCTCTGAAAAAACTGGCCGAAGGTCAGCCCTTCAATGTTCAGGATCTCATAGCTGAATAGTTACATTCAAATTATAAATCAAGTGTTCAATTATTAATGATCTGAGTCTCTATTGAACTTTTTCGTAGAACCTCTTGTCCAAAGGACCCTATTGGATTATATTCTATATATTCAGGCTTTTTTCCATTTCCAATAATTATTTTTTTGGCAGATATTTTACTTGCGTAACTTATTATTTGATCTGCCCCTTCACGCTCCAAATTATCCGGGTTTCCGGAAAATTGAAGAATCTCACAACTGCAATTTTTGTAATTGAAATTATTAATAAAATTTTCAATAATAATGAGATTTCGGTCTGATTTGAGTGTTTCTTGTCTTGATTGTAAAGAACAATCCGGTCCACCATTAAATTTTTTACCACATCCAAATACCAGCATATGTAAATTTGGATTGC
The genomic region above belongs to Methanomicrobium antiquum and contains:
- a CDS encoding AAA domain-containing protein — its product is MNNLYYANLGEEDPEQLEDRVVQRLKDFQIFLNQAEFRLKKKRYKFSFSTKNATGKISATDADINLNPFSSEGIFLDEKLTNRIQENHINRDKKTIKLIEGPYINKIVYVKSNGMTYPFQFTPQEFTLNNIHPELVSTSDNGNSDEKRVREDEEDLALNFLSDSDTIEIKSKGKTRNIRFRNKLKREESIIVNELPENGTFWAKYNTYIIQRQRQAIEDLALSPQRHQIPLLNLFRQKERDFSWGNSDTSFNPKMWFLLTDKNRDGTDEQREFVRKAWGTPDFAILEGPPGSGKTTTILELIAQAISRNQRVLMVASTHVAVDNVIEKLLETYVQTAEGEKTLKEACGAIPLRIGDEDNVSDLIKPYCLNNFVENERNDLINFLNSKSTSGSLTESQKIWNLSLTKNKADAKKNLQTLLLDVANLICGTTIGILQAPIIKNTHLTEPLFDLVILDEASKTTFQEFLVPALYGRKWILSGDVKQLSPYVDQTPIEENLSNLPSFTKENGQKDREICFAAFQASGFDRGPKNVLMIKETDEDVSDFYKYSLKQAEETNNYCKEHKIKNEILTCKGISQTPSSYSEKLEILGSNFLIAKKNLVSKIGSYLPPDVYFNDNEIHGFFSDQFIRKRNAWNAKTYENKSWEGEIAWRISRMHELKNSADYDQLSSEVDLLIPKYERDNPKTDDSRKHKPRFDLVKNEIDKIRRIALPSVLELLQEGFETHSKRRDHDLIALYSGLSYGGKNPEILDIRHTLLTYQHRMHPDISNLPRKYIYEGKALKNANGDERMKNERDWKYNTYSSRCVWIDLKPSKEDLGFGKSKYNLKEVKAIKKSLNEFIHWAKSNPNPGDKYGLWSIAVLSFYKGQEKKLKDELADISAKNGISSEFVRQDCNISVKICSVDRFQGHEADLVFLSFVQSCRRRDNKRCKKSSIGFLNFQNRLNVAVTRARYQLVMFGDKQNFERSKSVFLKALATESTPGDIEFGGYKNGN
- the tnpC gene encoding IS66 family transposase produces the protein MDMLSDREQILHFVLTNPQAATDLILDLHQIVKKQAEKIIELEERIEKLEAQLKQNSRNSSLPPSTDIYKPKPKSLRKKSGRKPGGQNNHKGKTLKMVKDPDEIISHPVSICKCGHTLRKIKPFKILKRQEFEIPPVKIKVIEHQAEVKICPVCGKKTVGKFPSYVTNPVQYGPNFKSEVMYLKDELMLPFEKTSTYFKDKYGQKISPATILNICMEAYESLDKFEHEVEENLLQSPVLHADETGLRVLGNRWWLHTIGNERLTLYAVHQKRGSKAVDDIGIISKFKGILVHDFWATYFRYDCKHSLCNAHIMRELEGIVDGYKQKWAGKMKSLLENIYDFIFVKKKRDQEKLIEFKQIYQTVLKGGFEENPPPVRPDDKKRGRIKKSKPLNLLMRMDEYREDILRFMYNSIVPFTNNLAERDVRMMKVQQKISGTFRSREGAEIFCRIRGYISTVRKNGKSVYEALKKLAEGQPFNVQDLIAE